The following proteins are encoded in a genomic region of Spirosoma sp. SC4-14:
- a CDS encoding BamA/TamA family outer membrane protein — protein MRLRYLFIPVLIIIGLLIGAEPVSAQKSYSIFLLGDAGAPLPDGRDPILNTLRAQLQMAGPNSSLILLGDNIYQFGMPDADHPGRADPGRADAERRMREQLDLRTAFGGRIFAIPGNHDWDKSHREGWQRIKNQQEFVRQYMGRDDVFFPNDGCPGPVELPLSDSLTLVLMDTQYWLHPWDKPGEDSDCSAKTLPDFLTQLDDILYRNRHRRVVVAGHHPMYSHGEHGGYYTFKDHLFPLTAIREGLYIPLPVIGSIYPIYRSVFGSLQDLPNPVYRELRNGMVDVLKKYRNLIYTNGHDHNMQLIQRDSLLYLTSGSGSKHTPVKKARESLFAAEKRGFTRLDFGPGNQLTISFFTPNEQNPTGELLYQTTTQLRPEPTNRQTGSVQKQPDSLRITPGAGYAAGRGKRFWLGANYRDVWTSPVTVPVLNLKREGLVPTERGGGMQTLSLRLVDPEKNEFAIRSVEKYPEKAIPASLRSGLANDLVQDQISASHPFGALAVAPLAEAAGVYHANPRLVATPNDTSLGDYQHMFANTLMLMEERADGNYKGTGLFGNTTKLYSTPKLLDKLKDDNDNRVDQMAVLRARLFDMWIGDWDRHDDQWRWASFKTDKGLRFEPVPRDRDQAFFVNEGILPKIVSRRWLMPKIQGFDYKIRYVPGFNNNARFFDRSFLNEPDRTDWLAMADTLQRLMTDEVIKESLNHLPEPSRTLTAETIAAKLKQRRADLVRYADEQYQFLAKDVDVVGSDKEERFELTRQPDGKTEVVVFKLNKKNEPTLQLYKRTFDPAETKEIRLYGLGGDDQFVVHGTAPKGSLVRIIGGKGDDLITDSSSVRGCSRKTWVYDLRKNTTILGGSETRSRLSDNKAVNKYDRTAFRYNLTMPLVTVQANPDDGLFIGGGILRRTQGFRKTPFAQQHRITANHAFATEAYSFHYDGTFTDLLGKADLLINADIKAPNFVQNFFGIGNETVFNKEKGVNYYRVRFENWNLNTLLQHKLGKATFYYGPSIERIEVEEGQRKFIQEYAQSIPDGKHLFDSFLYGGLKAGFTVDTRNNPLLTTRGLRWHTSLTAYRGLNDQSKSFTQLQSDLSFYASIRLPAILTIATRVGTSLNLSDNFEFFQASTLGGLTNLRGFRRTRFAGESAFYHNLDLRMRLFTIKTYLFPAYAGILAFNDIGRVWVDGEKSNVWHHGYGGGIWLSPYNTAVISLLYAKSRENGIPMLRVGFFF, from the coding sequence ATGCGTCTTCGTTACCTGTTCATTCCTGTATTGATAATCATTGGTTTACTGATTGGGGCAGAACCCGTATCAGCTCAGAAATCGTACAGTATCTTCCTGCTGGGCGATGCCGGAGCACCCCTGCCCGACGGGCGTGATCCTATTCTGAATACGCTTCGCGCTCAGCTACAAATGGCTGGCCCCAACAGTTCGCTGATTCTGCTTGGCGATAATATCTACCAGTTTGGTATGCCCGACGCCGACCATCCTGGCCGGGCCGATCCTGGCCGGGCCGATGCTGAACGGCGAATGCGTGAACAACTCGACCTGCGAACTGCATTTGGTGGGCGAATTTTTGCCATTCCCGGCAATCACGACTGGGATAAAAGCCATCGGGAGGGCTGGCAACGAATTAAAAACCAGCAGGAATTTGTGCGGCAATATATGGGCCGCGATGATGTGTTTTTCCCGAACGATGGGTGTCCGGGGCCAGTAGAATTGCCCTTGTCGGATTCGCTTACGCTTGTGTTGATGGATACACAGTATTGGCTTCATCCGTGGGATAAGCCCGGCGAAGATTCGGACTGTAGTGCTAAAACACTCCCCGATTTTCTGACGCAACTCGACGACATTCTGTACCGGAACCGGCATCGGCGCGTGGTGGTGGCCGGGCACCATCCGATGTATAGCCACGGCGAACATGGCGGTTACTATACGTTTAAGGATCACTTGTTTCCGCTGACGGCTATTCGGGAAGGGCTCTATATTCCGTTGCCGGTTATTGGGTCAATTTACCCCATCTATCGGTCGGTTTTCGGTAGTTTGCAGGATTTGCCTAATCCGGTCTATCGCGAATTGCGTAATGGTATGGTCGATGTGTTGAAAAAATACCGGAACCTGATTTATACCAACGGGCACGACCATAATATGCAACTGATTCAGCGCGATAGTCTGCTTTACCTGACGAGCGGTAGCGGATCAAAACATACACCCGTAAAAAAAGCCCGTGAATCGCTGTTCGCTGCCGAAAAAAGAGGCTTTACGCGGCTGGATTTTGGGCCCGGTAATCAACTCACGATTTCATTCTTTACGCCCAATGAACAGAACCCAACGGGCGAACTGCTTTACCAGACAACGACGCAGCTTCGGCCCGAGCCCACTAATCGCCAGACGGGTAGTGTACAGAAACAGCCCGACAGCTTACGCATTACGCCCGGTGCGGGTTATGCTGCCGGACGTGGAAAGCGATTCTGGCTCGGAGCCAACTACCGCGACGTTTGGACGAGTCCGGTTACGGTACCGGTTCTGAATCTGAAAAGAGAAGGGCTGGTTCCAACCGAACGCGGGGGGGGGATGCAAACACTATCGCTGCGGCTGGTTGATCCCGAAAAGAACGAATTTGCAATTCGTTCCGTCGAAAAATACCCTGAGAAAGCCATTCCAGCATCGCTCCGAAGTGGTCTGGCCAACGATCTGGTGCAGGATCAGATTTCGGCCTCGCACCCATTTGGGGCATTGGCCGTGGCTCCTTTGGCCGAAGCGGCTGGCGTGTACCATGCCAATCCGCGACTGGTCGCAACGCCTAATGATACCTCACTTGGCGATTATCAGCATATGTTTGCCAATACGCTGATGCTTATGGAAGAACGGGCCGATGGTAACTACAAAGGGACCGGTCTGTTTGGTAACACAACAAAACTGTATAGCACACCGAAGCTGCTCGATAAACTGAAGGATGATAACGACAACCGGGTCGACCAGATGGCGGTGCTGCGGGCGCGGCTGTTCGATATGTGGATTGGCGACTGGGACCGGCACGACGACCAATGGCGGTGGGCTAGTTTCAAAACCGATAAAGGACTACGGTTTGAGCCCGTTCCGCGCGACCGCGATCAGGCTTTTTTCGTTAACGAAGGCATTTTGCCCAAAATCGTAAGCCGTCGCTGGCTGATGCCGAAAATTCAGGGATTCGATTACAAAATCCGCTACGTGCCGGGTTTCAACAACAACGCCCGGTTTTTCGACCGTTCGTTCCTGAACGAACCCGATCGGACCGATTGGCTGGCAATGGCCGATACGCTGCAACGGCTGATGACCGACGAGGTGATAAAAGAATCGCTGAATCATCTGCCCGAACCATCGCGGACACTAACGGCCGAAACCATTGCTGCCAAACTGAAGCAACGGCGGGCCGACTTAGTCCGCTATGCCGACGAGCAGTACCAGTTTCTGGCGAAGGACGTCGATGTAGTTGGCAGCGATAAGGAAGAACGTTTCGAACTGACCCGACAACCAGATGGAAAAACAGAGGTGGTTGTTTTTAAGCTCAACAAAAAAAATGAGCCGACGCTGCAGCTTTACAAACGTACTTTCGATCCGGCCGAAACGAAGGAAATCCGGCTATATGGACTTGGTGGCGACGATCAGTTTGTGGTGCATGGAACAGCGCCTAAGGGTAGTCTGGTGCGGATAATTGGCGGTAAAGGCGACGATCTCATCACCGATAGCTCGTCGGTGCGCGGTTGTTCGCGAAAAACATGGGTGTATGATCTGCGGAAAAATACAACCATTTTGGGCGGCTCCGAAACGCGAAGCCGGTTGTCGGACAACAAAGCCGTAAATAAGTATGACCGAACCGCTTTTCGCTACAACCTGACCATGCCGCTGGTTACGGTACAGGCTAACCCCGACGACGGGTTGTTTATTGGTGGTGGTATTTTGCGCCGAACGCAGGGATTTCGTAAAACACCATTTGCGCAGCAGCATCGGATTACGGCCAATCATGCCTTTGCTACCGAAGCCTACAGTTTTCATTACGACGGCACATTTACCGACTTACTTGGCAAAGCCGATTTGCTGATCAATGCCGACATCAAGGCACCCAACTTTGTACAGAACTTTTTTGGGATTGGTAACGAAACGGTATTTAACAAAGAAAAGGGCGTTAACTACTATCGGGTTCGGTTCGAAAACTGGAACTTGAATACGCTATTGCAGCACAAACTGGGTAAGGCGACGTTTTATTACGGCCCATCTATAGAGCGTATTGAGGTGGAAGAAGGGCAGCGAAAATTTATTCAGGAATATGCGCAAAGCATTCCCGACGGAAAACATCTGTTCGATTCGTTCCTCTATGGTGGACTGAAAGCCGGTTTTACCGTCGATACGCGCAACAATCCGTTGCTAACTACCCGTGGGTTGCGCTGGCATACCTCGCTAACGGCCTATCGTGGTCTGAACGATCAGTCGAAGTCGTTTACACAGTTGCAGTCCGATCTGTCGTTTTATGCCAGCATTCGGCTACCGGCTATTCTGACCATTGCCACCCGAGTGGGCACGAGCCTTAACCTGAGCGATAATTTCGAGTTTTTTCAGGCCAGCACACTCGGTGGACTGACCAATCTGCGAGGTTTTCGGCGGACACGGTTTGCGGGTGAGAGCGCTTTCTATCATAATCTTGACTTACGAATGCGCCTGTTTACGATAAAAACCTATCTGTTTCCGGCCTATGCGGGTATATTGGCCTTCAACGACATTGGTCGGGTATGGGTCGATGGCGAAAAATCCAATGTGTGGCATCATGGCTATGGTGGAGGTATCTGGCTATCGCCCTACAACACAGCCGTTATTTCGCTGCTCTATGCCAAATCCCGCGAAAATGGCATCCCGATGCTGCGGGTCGGCTTCTTTTTTTAG
- a CDS encoding adenylate/guanylate cyclase domain-containing protein — MTFPFRAMQKPPIESYFQEHFSAESLKREVQRASVLSALFLFATIVLALIQPFLQTEDLKYLPQPVLLTITPYFVGMSVYEVGIRRLLKQQLERHQDLPTLFKFGNATFEITSISFILLIVSRHMYDSLLVLNSPLAYIYLFFIILSTLRLNFWLSAYTGFIAGLEYIILYFLISKPELQKPYLEVDLFIHLPTMFFAKGAMLMLAGVAAGYVSRQIQLSITDTIRATETEQQAVTLFGQQVSPEIARAVLAQKGNYKSHHMRVAVMFLDIRDFTNYASHHTAEEVMDYQNTFFGIIIRIVEQYRGVVNQFLGDGCMITFGAPVEVENPAEVAVEAGFMILTALQEAVGQDMMIPTTIGIGIHIGDAVVGNIGTETRQQYSVTGNVVILAARIEQLNKPFQTQFLVSKEVFDALTTPPETARALGPTVVKGVDEQIELYQLV; from the coding sequence ATGACATTTCCGTTCCGGGCAATGCAGAAACCGCCGATCGAGTCTTATTTTCAGGAGCACTTTTCGGCCGAAAGTTTAAAGCGTGAAGTTCAGCGGGCCAGTGTTCTGTCGGCGCTTTTTCTGTTTGCCACTATTGTTCTGGCACTGATACAGCCTTTTTTACAGACCGAAGATCTCAAGTACTTGCCCCAGCCTGTATTACTCACCATTACGCCCTATTTTGTGGGAATGAGTGTTTATGAGGTAGGTATCCGACGGCTCCTGAAACAACAACTGGAACGCCATCAGGATTTGCCTACCCTGTTCAAGTTTGGGAATGCCACCTTCGAAATTACGTCCATTTCGTTCATTTTGCTGATCGTGTCGCGGCATATGTACGATTCGTTGCTGGTTCTCAACAGTCCACTGGCTTACATCTATCTGTTTTTCATTATTCTCTCGACACTCCGACTGAATTTCTGGCTATCGGCCTACACCGGGTTTATTGCCGGTCTCGAATATATTATCCTCTATTTTCTGATTTCGAAACCCGAACTCCAGAAGCCTTATCTGGAAGTCGATCTGTTTATCCACCTGCCCACCATGTTTTTTGCCAAAGGAGCTATGCTCATGCTGGCAGGGGTGGCAGCCGGTTACGTTTCGCGTCAGATTCAGCTAAGCATCACCGATACCATACGGGCTACCGAAACCGAACAACAGGCCGTTACCCTGTTTGGCCAGCAGGTATCGCCCGAAATTGCCCGTGCTGTGCTGGCTCAGAAGGGTAATTACAAAAGCCATCATATGCGCGTGGCGGTAATGTTTCTGGATATTCGCGATTTTACCAACTATGCCAGCCACCACACCGCCGAAGAAGTGATGGACTATCAGAACACCTTCTTCGGCATCATTATCCGAATCGTTGAACAATACCGTGGTGTTGTTAATCAGTTTCTGGGCGATGGCTGTATGATTACCTTCGGTGCTCCGGTCGAAGTAGAAAACCCGGCCGAGGTTGCCGTGGAAGCTGGTTTTATGATTCTTACAGCCCTACAGGAAGCCGTAGGGCAGGATATGATGATTCCGACAACCATTGGAATCGGTATTCATATTGGCGATGCCGTTGTGGGCAATATTGGCACCGAAACGCGTCAGCAGTATTCGGTCACGGGCAATGTGGTTATTCTGGCCGCCCGTATCGAACAACTCAATAAACCCTTCCAGACCCAGTTTCTGGTATCAAAAGAAGTATTTGATGCACTAACAACTCCGCCCGAAACCGCCCGTGCGCTCGGTCCAACGGTTGTGAAAGGCGTCGATGAACAAATTGAGCTGTATCAGTTGGTGTAG
- a CDS encoding tRNA-binding protein encodes MSNEPLSWADFEKVEIRTGTILSAEPFPQARKPAYKLIIDFGNFGTRRTSAQITKLYRPDELVGKQVVAVVNFPPKQIATFISECLVLGAVAADGTVTLLQPERSTENGLRIG; translated from the coding sequence ATGAGCAATGAACCATTGAGCTGGGCCGATTTCGAAAAAGTTGAAATTCGCACCGGCACCATTTTGTCGGCAGAACCATTTCCGCAGGCCCGTAAACCAGCCTACAAACTGATCATCGATTTTGGTAATTTCGGTACTCGGCGAACATCGGCCCAAATCACAAAGCTCTACCGACCCGACGAGTTAGTTGGCAAACAGGTAGTAGCCGTCGTGAACTTTCCTCCGAAACAAATTGCAACATTCATCAGCGAATGTCTGGTGTTGGGAGCGGTTGCTGCCGATGGCACTGTCACCCTGCTCCAGCCCGAACGCTCAACAGAAAACGGCCTTCGAATCGGTTGA
- a CDS encoding PQQ-dependent sugar dehydrogenase, with the protein MKSTFLLLALTATVALAGWNSVPPVKSTKANVSVSKKALPAPDPDNGGIKLANGFGALVFADNLGKARHIAVDKEGVVFVKLERLKDGKGNVELIDSDGDGRADQTVMFGNYPGTGMGIYNGYVYASSDTSVYRYKLTNGKVLDTTPAEPIVVNLTLQRQHAGKSFALSPGGKLYVNFGAPSNACQEKDRQKGSKGMDPCPLLENYAGIWVFDANKLNQKQSDGKRYATGIRNAVALDWNKSTNTLYALQHGRDNLNNWGGVFTDEVSAELPSEEFLMVKEGSDFGWPYCYNDHYKNKKFLAPEYGGDGTKIDRCAGKDKPIMAFPGHWAPNDLLFYTGTGANAFPARYKNGAFVCFHGSWNRAPLNQGGYFVAFIPFGKDGRPSGKYEVFAENFAGVAEQGKPGTDVNAGKLDLASPGDAKARPMGLAEGPDGSLYITDSVKGKVWRVMYTAKK; encoded by the coding sequence ATGAAATCAACGTTTCTCTTACTGGCCCTGACCGCTACGGTTGCGCTGGCCGGGTGGAATTCGGTTCCGCCCGTAAAATCAACGAAGGCAAACGTATCGGTCAGTAAAAAGGCGCTGCCAGCCCCCGATCCCGACAATGGAGGTATCAAACTGGCCAATGGTTTTGGCGCACTGGTTTTTGCCGATAATCTGGGTAAGGCCCGTCATATTGCAGTCGACAAAGAAGGGGTAGTTTTTGTGAAGCTGGAACGGCTGAAAGATGGCAAAGGCAATGTCGAATTGATTGATAGCGATGGCGACGGCCGGGCCGATCAGACAGTTATGTTTGGTAACTACCCCGGAACCGGCATGGGTATTTACAACGGTTATGTATATGCGTCGTCCGATACGTCGGTGTACCGCTATAAGTTAACCAACGGTAAAGTGCTGGACACGACCCCTGCCGAACCCATTGTTGTAAATCTGACGCTTCAGCGGCAACATGCTGGTAAATCATTCGCTCTTTCTCCTGGTGGTAAGTTGTACGTAAACTTTGGTGCTCCCTCAAATGCCTGCCAGGAGAAAGACCGGCAGAAAGGCTCGAAAGGGATGGACCCCTGCCCGCTGCTGGAAAATTATGCTGGTATCTGGGTCTTCGATGCCAACAAGCTGAACCAGAAGCAATCGGATGGAAAGCGCTATGCAACGGGTATCCGCAATGCGGTGGCTCTCGACTGGAACAAATCGACCAATACACTCTATGCGTTGCAGCATGGTCGCGACAACCTCAACAACTGGGGGGGCGTGTTTACCGATGAAGTAAGCGCTGAGCTACCCTCCGAAGAGTTTCTGATGGTGAAAGAAGGGTCCGACTTTGGCTGGCCTTATTGCTATAATGATCACTACAAGAACAAGAAATTTCTGGCACCTGAATACGGTGGCGACGGTACCAAAATAGACCGTTGTGCGGGTAAAGACAAACCCATTATGGCGTTTCCGGGCCACTGGGCACCCAACGATCTGCTGTTCTACACGGGTACGGGCGCAAACGCCTTTCCGGCTCGCTACAAAAATGGGGCCTTCGTCTGCTTCCACGGGTCATGGAACCGGGCTCCGCTGAATCAGGGTGGTTATTTTGTCGCTTTTATCCCATTTGGGAAAGATGGTCGTCCGTCGGGTAAATACGAAGTATTTGCGGAAAACTTTGCCGGCGTTGCTGAGCAGGGTAAGCCCGGTACCGACGTTAATGCCGGGAAACTTGACCTGGCTAGTCCCGGCGATGCGAAAGCCCGGCCAATGGGCCTGGCCGAAGGCCCCGATGGATCGTTATATATTACGGACTCCGTTAAAGGTAAAGTCTGGCGGGTGATGTATACGGCTAAGAAATAA
- a CDS encoding rhomboid family intramembrane serine protease, whose translation MNNELPESPKSEEPQQQNGASQTDHTDFRVQGEQSEYTSETPTSEKSNPLDLLKPAPGYIVTPVLIWLNVGVFILMALTGVNILQPAGDALIRWGANYTPLTLGGQPWRLLTNCFLHIGIIHLLFNMYALMQIGIVIESVLGSRQFTVVYLTAGLLGSVASLWWHDVVLGAGASGAIFGLYGVFFALLTTNWLDAETRRSLLRSVLVFMGYNLMIGLQAGIDNAAHIGGLLAGVLLGYAYYYATLHPSRTTGRTLWPMFIPPLIVIGLAVALYTTTPNPLGDYDRLMERFGNLEKQAMSVFQLPRNTSAAGVAKAIDERGVVAWKQAIDVLDEADKLELPDDYRRRNKLLRQYSTLRINSFKLLERSLTDTTHIYDKQIEDYDRRIQTVLSQLTGKP comes from the coding sequence ATGAATAACGAATTGCCTGAATCGCCTAAATCGGAGGAACCACAACAACAAAACGGAGCTTCGCAAACTGATCATACTGATTTTCGGGTGCAAGGTGAGCAAAGCGAATATACATCCGAAACGCCAACCTCCGAGAAGTCTAACCCACTCGATTTGCTTAAACCCGCGCCGGGGTATATAGTCACACCCGTACTGATCTGGCTAAACGTAGGTGTTTTTATATTGATGGCTTTAACGGGTGTTAATATTTTACAGCCTGCCGGTGATGCGCTTATTCGCTGGGGAGCCAATTATACACCATTGACGCTGGGCGGTCAGCCCTGGCGATTGCTGACCAATTGTTTTCTGCATATTGGCATTATTCACTTGCTGTTCAACATGTATGCGTTGATGCAGATTGGAATAGTGATTGAATCCGTGTTGGGGAGTCGACAGTTTACGGTTGTGTATCTGACGGCCGGATTGCTGGGAAGCGTGGCGAGTCTGTGGTGGCACGATGTTGTGCTGGGGGCGGGTGCTTCGGGTGCTATATTTGGGTTATATGGCGTATTCTTTGCTTTGTTGACAACCAATTGGCTTGATGCCGAAACACGACGTTCGCTACTGAGAAGTGTGCTGGTTTTTATGGGTTATAACCTGATGATTGGCTTGCAGGCTGGAATCGATAATGCCGCCCATATTGGCGGTTTACTGGCGGGGGTGTTATTGGGCTATGCCTACTACTACGCTACTCTGCACCCGAGCCGAACCACTGGCCGAACTCTATGGCCTATGTTTATTCCGCCACTAATCGTTATTGGGCTGGCGGTGGCTCTGTATACAACCACACCAAATCCACTTGGCGATTATGACCGGCTTATGGAGCGATTTGGGAATCTGGAAAAACAGGCCATGTCGGTTTTTCAGTTACCGCGTAATACATCGGCCGCAGGAGTCGCCAAAGCCATAGATGAGCGGGGAGTCGTTGCCTGGAAACAGGCTATCGATGTACTCGATGAAGCCGATAAACTCGAACTGCCCGATGACTATCGTCGGCGGAACAAGTTGCTGCGCCAATATAGTACACTGCGAATCAATAGCTTTAAGCTGTTAGAACGTTCACTTACCGATACAACGCACATCTATGATAAGCAGATTGAAGACTACGATCGACGGATTCAAACGGTTCTTAGTCAACTGACTGGGAAACCGTAA
- a CDS encoding LysR family transcriptional regulator, which translates to MNLRINGRIWLETVSAEGPERFMGIGRLELLGHIKETGSINQAAKAMNMSYKRAWELVHSMNTQAETPLVTTQTGGEKGGGTIVTPEGEKYLNHYRGLQERFQAFMAAELSRLPV; encoded by the coding sequence ATGAACCTCCGCATCAATGGCCGCATCTGGCTCGAAACGGTTTCGGCCGAAGGCCCCGAACGGTTTATGGGTATCGGCCGACTCGAATTGCTTGGCCATATTAAGGAGACTGGCTCCATCAACCAGGCGGCCAAAGCTATGAATATGTCCTACAAACGCGCCTGGGAACTGGTTCACTCCATGAATACGCAAGCCGAAACACCGCTCGTAACGACCCAGACCGGTGGTGAAAAAGGTGGTGGTACGATTGTTACACCCGAAGGCGAAAAATACCTCAATCACTATCGGGGTTTACAGGAACGCTTTCAGGCGTTTATGGCCGCTGAATTGAGCAGGTTACCGGTGTAG
- a CDS encoding cytochrome ubiquinol oxidase subunit I, giving the protein MDNVELLSRIQFAFTIAFHYIYPPLSIGLGVCLVAMEGLYLKTSNKVYEELTRFWVRIFALIFGIGVATGIVMEFEFGTNWAVYSRYVGDIFGSALAAEGIFAFALESAFLGILLFGWNKVSPRVHFTATILVALGSIFSALWIVVANSWQQTPSGYRIEGKGMKARAIVTNFWDMVFNPSSIERYSHVLIGALLAGSFLVLSVSAWYILKKQYLAHAQAAFRIALWVAAVSSLAQLFTGHQSAEVVTKYQPAKLAAMEGHFDKLSPADMYIMGWVDAKQQKTTGLKIPGGLSFLVHQDFKAPIPGLNSIKPEDRPTAVNFVFQSYHLMVTIGMMLIALSLFGLFMLYRKKLFETRWLMIVFVFSVLLPQIANQVGWYTAEVGRQPWVVYGLLRTSTALSEAVKAEHVLASLLLFTFIYVMLFGLFLYLLNKKIQHGPDVIDSDQEEPSSRMNPSFSPLIRD; this is encoded by the coding sequence ATGGACAATGTCGAATTACTCTCCCGCATCCAGTTTGCGTTCACCATTGCGTTTCATTACATCTATCCACCCCTGAGCATCGGCCTGGGTGTGTGTCTGGTAGCGATGGAAGGGCTGTATCTGAAAACCAGCAATAAAGTCTATGAAGAACTGACCCGATTCTGGGTCAGGATTTTTGCGCTTATTTTCGGAATTGGCGTTGCTACGGGCATCGTTATGGAGTTTGAGTTTGGCACGAACTGGGCTGTTTATTCGCGCTATGTTGGCGATATTTTCGGATCGGCGCTGGCGGCCGAGGGTATCTTTGCCTTTGCGCTCGAATCCGCTTTTCTGGGTATTCTGCTCTTTGGCTGGAACAAGGTTAGTCCGCGCGTACACTTCACGGCAACGATTCTGGTTGCGCTTGGGTCTATTTTTTCGGCGCTCTGGATTGTGGTAGCTAACTCGTGGCAGCAAACGCCTTCGGGCTATCGCATCGAGGGCAAAGGGATGAAAGCTCGTGCCATTGTGACCAACTTTTGGGATATGGTTTTCAATCCGTCGTCGATTGAGCGGTATTCGCATGTGCTGATCGGTGCTTTGCTGGCCGGTTCCTTTCTGGTCTTAAGTGTTAGTGCCTGGTATATTCTCAAAAAACAATATCTGGCTCATGCACAGGCGGCTTTTCGAATCGCACTTTGGGTAGCGGCTGTGTCGTCGCTGGCGCAGTTGTTTACGGGGCATCAATCGGCCGAAGTCGTCACAAAATATCAACCGGCTAAGCTGGCAGCGATGGAAGGCCATTTTGATAAGCTATCGCCCGCCGATATGTACATCATGGGTTGGGTGGATGCGAAGCAGCAGAAAACCACAGGGCTGAAAATTCCGGGTGGCTTGTCGTTTCTGGTTCATCAGGATTTCAAGGCCCCCATTCCCGGCCTCAACAGTATTAAACCCGAAGATCGACCTACAGCCGTCAATTTTGTGTTTCAGTCATACCACCTGATGGTGACTATTGGAATGATGTTGATTGCGCTTTCACTGTTCGGTTTGTTTATGCTGTATCGGAAAAAACTCTTTGAAACACGCTGGCTAATGATAGTTTTCGTTTTCTCGGTACTGCTGCCGCAGATTGCCAATCAGGTGGGGTGGTATACGGCTGAGGTAGGCCGACAGCCCTGGGTTGTATATGGCTTGCTCCGTACGTCGACGGCTTTGTCGGAAGCCGTAAAAGCCGAGCATGTGCTGGCCTCATTGCTCTTGTTTACATTCATCTATGTGATGCTTTTTGGCCTGTTTTTGTACTTGCTGAACAAGAAAATTCAACATGGTCCCGACGTGATCGACTCCGATCAGGAAGAGCCATCGTCACGCATGAACCCGTCATTTTCTCCTTTAATTAGAGATTGA